A segment of the Longimicrobiaceae bacterium genome:
GGCCTCCACGGTGCGCTCCGGGTCGCGCAGGTACCCCGCGAACACCTGCGGCCCGCGCAGGAGCAGCTCCCCCGGCTCGCCGGGCTCCGCCTCCCGCCCGTCCGCCGTTTCCAGCCGCATCTCCAGGAACGGCACCGGGCGGCCCACGCTCCCCGGCTTCCGGAGCGCCTCCTCGTCAGAGATGGCGAAGCAGTTGGGGCCGCACTCGGTCAGGCCGTAGCCCTCGCGGAAGCGGTACCCGGCCGAGCGCACCCGCACCGCCAGCGCCGCCGGGCAGGGCGCGCCCCCGGAGACGAAGTGGCGGAGCGAGGGGAGGGGGCGCCCCCAGCGCGGGCTCTCCATCAGCAGGACGAGCTGCGTGGGGACCGTGAGCGCCAGGGTGACCCCCTCCTCCTCCACGGCGGCGAGGAAGGCGTCCGGCTCGAAGCCGTCCAGGAGGACCACGGTGCCGCCGCGGTGCCAGAGCGGGGTGGCGAACACGTTCCACCCCCCGGTGTGGAAGAGCGGGGTGGAGACCGGCGCCACGTCGGCGGGCCCCAGCTCCCACGCGGTCGTGGTCGCCACCGCGTTCCACAGGATCTGCCGGTGCGGGAGGAGCGCCCCCTTGGGCTTCCCCGTGCTCCCGGAGGTGTAGAGGACCAGCGCCGGGTCGTCGGGCGACACCGGCGCGTCCGGCCCCTCGGTGCGCGGGGCGACCGGCACACGGGCCACATCCTCCAGCTCTACCCACCCCACCGCCGGGACCTCGGCCGCCGCCGCGAGGGCGTCGTCCGCGAGCCGCCGGAAGCGATCCTCCCGGAGGAGGAGCACCGGGCGGGCGTCGTCCAGCACCGCGGTCAGCTCCGCGGCGGAAAGGCGCCAGTTGAGGGGGAGGAGTGCCGCGCCGATCCGCACGCACGCGAAGAACGCCTCCACCACCTCCTCGCGGTTCCCGGCCAGGACGGCGACGACGTCCCCCCGGCCGATCCCGATGTCGCGGAGGACGGCGGTCCAGCGCGCGATCCTCCGGTCCAGCTCGGCGTAGGTGAGGCGCGCCCCGGAGGCGCGGTCCACCAGGGCGAGCCGCTCCGGGTGGAGGCGGCTCCAGAAGCGGACCGGGTCCGGGAAGGTGGGGAAGAGGGGCGCGCTCACCGGGCCTCCCGGGGGTGCTCCAGGAAGAAGCGGACCATCTC
Coding sequences within it:
- a CDS encoding AMP-binding protein — protein: MSAPLFPTFPDPVRFWSRLHPERLALVDRASGARLTYAELDRRIARWTAVLRDIGIGRGDVVAVLAGNREEVVEAFFACVRIGAALLPLNWRLSAAELTAVLDDARPVLLLREDRFRRLADDALAAAAEVPAVGWVELEDVARVPVAPRTEGPDAPVSPDDPALVLYTSGSTGKPKGALLPHRQILWNAVATTTAWELGPADVAPVSTPLFHTGGWNVFATPLWHRGGTVVLLDGFEPDAFLAAVEEEGVTLALTVPTQLVLLMESPRWGRPLPSLRHFVSGGAPCPAALAVRVRSAGYRFREGYGLTECGPNCFAISDEEALRKPGSVGRPVPFLEMRLETADGREAEPGEPGELLLRGPQVFAGYLRDPERTVEAFTPDGWLRTGDLARRDAEGAYTICGRRKEMYISGGENVFPGEVEAALAECPGVAEVVVVGVADPKWGEVGRAFVVPRAGAALSEAEVVAHARARLAGYKVPKAVIVVPEIPRLGSGKPDRRALAELVEVTA